A part of Candidatus Hydrogenedens sp. genomic DNA contains:
- a CDS encoding VWA domain-containing protein, whose product MLSYFQNKGIFFTYPYFFLLLIPVFILFLIEIRKKNTSSILFSSSSLLSGWEIDALHWRRWIGPLLSLLAFICFIIALAGPTYGVKLNRDRANVIDIMLCLDISGSMSQQDYMLGGMPRDRLYVAKKSAIHFVEHRKENKEDRFGLDRIGLILYAGVAWTRCPLTLDYEVLLQALNKTDFAPQEKDGTAIGSALGLAVRRLLQSEAKSKVIILLTDGINNRGEITPKEAKELAKEKGIKVYTIGAGTSETGYSITTTGQMIRNQPIDEALLQEIAQETGGKYFRATDTEGLMKAYDEISRLEATEVDVSDFYEYKESFLPFVIIGALLMLASTYSRRILWDPLP is encoded by the coding sequence ATGCTTTCATATTTTCAAAATAAAGGTATTTTTTTTACATATCCTTACTTCTTTTTATTACTAATACCTGTCTTTATCCTTTTTTTAATTGAGATTAGAAAAAAAAATACCTCTTCTATTCTTTTCTCTTCATCTTCATTGTTGTCTGGATGGGAGATTGATGCCCTTCATTGGCGGAGGTGGATAGGACCTTTATTGTCTCTATTGGCTTTTATTTGTTTTATCATTGCATTAGCAGGTCCTACTTATGGCGTTAAATTAAACAGAGACCGGGCTAATGTTATTGATATTATGTTATGTCTGGATATTTCCGGTAGTATGAGTCAACAGGATTATATGTTAGGAGGGATGCCAAGAGACCGTTTGTATGTTGCTAAAAAATCGGCTATTCATTTTGTTGAACACAGAAAAGAGAATAAAGAAGACCGATTCGGATTAGACCGCATTGGATTAATACTGTACGCAGGTGTAGCATGGACACGCTGTCCTCTAACATTAGATTATGAAGTTTTATTGCAAGCATTGAATAAGACTGATTTTGCCCCACAAGAGAAAGATGGAACTGCTATAGGTTCAGCATTAGGGCTTGCTGTACGCCGATTATTACAAAGTGAAGCCAAGAGTAAAGTAATTATCTTATTGACAGATGGCATAAATAATCGGGGAGAGATTACCCCTAAGGAAGCAAAAGAATTAGCAAAGGAGAAGGGTATTAAAGTTTATACCATTGGTGCAGGAACTTCGGAAACAGGTTATTCTATTACAACCACCGGACAGATGATAAGAAACCAACCTATAGATGAAGCATTATTGCAGGAAATAGCACAAGAAACAGGAGGAAAATATTTCCGTGCTACCGATACAGAAGGGCTTATGAAGGCGTATGATGAAATAAGCCGGTTAGAGGCTACAGAGGTGGATGTAAGTGATTTTTACGAATACAAAGAAAGTTTTCTACCTTTTGTAATTATAGGTGCGTTATTAATGTTAGCATCTACTTATTCCCGAAGAATTTTATGGGACCCATTGCCATGA
- a CDS encoding VWA domain-containing protein → MYFAFPWKYLPIWILMTLIVIGLMGISLFWMEKKRNIRIQKFAEISLTERLIQGFRPWLRKVSIITVIMGFFFIILTLAQPHWGASWEKTQKLSRDILLVIDTSESMLADDLPPNRLERARQKAFLLMDRCPGDRFGIIAFAGEAALVCPLTLDHGYVKTILRSLNTDMLSKEGTDISEAFNEVEKVFKEDIKKSGNEDKYARAVVIISDGEDLSEDAEKKAEALGENIFLVVVGMATPQGAEIKFPEWMKRYVKTSNINLTHKSVLDEKKLKEIALKGKGFYIRTTMDDTDLNMILGELEKIRMFYQTDTLRYQKVNRYRWPLSIACILFIWETGIWIILSSKKKQIQN, encoded by the coding sequence ATGTATTTTGCGTTTCCGTGGAAATATCTCCCTATATGGATATTGATGACTTTAATCGTTATAGGACTGATGGGAATATCTTTATTCTGGATGGAAAAGAAACGCAATATAAGAATTCAAAAGTTTGCCGAAATTTCATTAACAGAGCGTTTAATACAAGGTTTTAGACCCTGGCTACGGAAAGTAAGCATTATCACGGTAATAATGGGTTTTTTCTTTATCATTTTAACTCTGGCACAACCTCATTGGGGTGCTTCTTGGGAAAAAACACAAAAATTAAGTAGAGATATATTATTAGTAATTGATACATCCGAGAGTATGCTGGCAGACGATTTACCTCCCAATCGTTTGGAAAGAGCCCGACAAAAAGCCTTTCTTTTGATGGACCGTTGTCCCGGCGACCGATTTGGTATTATTGCATTTGCAGGCGAGGCTGCATTGGTTTGCCCATTAACATTGGACCATGGCTATGTAAAGACAATTCTCCGTTCACTAAATACAGACATGTTGAGCAAAGAAGGAACAGATATTTCAGAAGCCTTTAATGAAGTGGAAAAGGTATTTAAAGAAGATATAAAAAAATCGGGTAACGAGGACAAATACGCTCGTGCAGTTGTAATTATAAGTGATGGAGAAGACCTCTCGGAAGATGCAGAGAAAAAAGCAGAAGCCCTCGGAGAGAATATCTTTTTAGTCGTTGTTGGAATGGCAACTCCTCAGGGGGCTGAAATCAAATTTCCAGAATGGATGAAAAGGTATGTTAAAACTTCTAATATTAACCTTACACATAAATCCGTTTTAGATGAAAAGAAACTGAAAGAAATAGCGTTAAAAGGGAAAGGCTTTTATATAAGAACTACTATGGACGATACAGATTTAAATATGATATTGGGAGAATTGGAAAAAATACGAATGTTTTATCAGACGGACACATTGAGGTATCAGAAGGTAAATCGTTACCGTTGGCCTCTATCCATTGCTTGTATTTTGTTTATATGGGAAACAGGGATATGGATAATTTTGTCTTCAAAGAAAAAACAGATACAAAATTAG